The following nucleotide sequence is from Nothobranchius furzeri strain GRZ-AD chromosome 6, NfurGRZ-RIMD1, whole genome shotgun sequence.
GATGTTTTCTTCCGTTTGTGGTTTTAAGAATTCAAACATTTACCATTTATAAATATAATAAATGTTTATAACCTTTTGACCTGCAGGTCAGCGACTTGGTGGATCACGTGTTAGTCTGTAGATTCAAGCTCTAAACTTAACTTAAAAATAAATGGACTTAAACACAGTTTTAAATCTAagaatgtttaaataaaaagtttaatTACCTTACAATATTGTGATCAACCCTCATCGtctctaaataataataaaaaaaggcaAAACCAAAGTTTTCAAAGCTTTAAAGGGTTAAAGTTTAATTGTATTAAAACGTTTGACCCAGATATTGATCCAGGTCATGAGCTGGACGTCCTTCATCAGACCTGCTGATGATTTATATCACCTCTGTGTGATTGAACTTTAACCTTTACCTGAACCTAGGTTTGTTCTCTGAAGACAAAATCCAGATCAAACCTTCAGAATGGTTTTGATAGAATTAAGTTGTAACAAATTCACCAGTTAATCAGATTAATTTAATTCTAACAGAATTATAATCATCAGATCATTTCATCTCCTGATTAAAGTTGACTCTTGTGTTTAATCTGGAAAGGCGGGGATGGCGAAGACGTGTGGATTAGTGCGACTGCGACACCTGGTGAAGCCAGTCTCAGCGACTCGGGTCTCTGGCCGGTACCTGACCCACCAGAGGGGGCTACCGTGTCTGCCTGTGCCCCCGCTGCAGCAGACCTGTGAGCGCTACATCTTGGCCCTGGAGCCCATCGTGGAGGCCGATGAGCTGACCCACACTAAGGAACTCGTTCAGGAGTTCCAGAAAACCGGAGGAATCGGAGAACATCTGCAGAAAGGCCTGGAAAAGAGAGCACAGAGCTCTGAGAATTGGGTAAGTCCACGTCCCGTGTGTCACTGTTGCAGGTGTGCAGTCCCAACTCtaaccctgcagctgcaggctggTCCAGGATTCGGTTCTGGAAAGACCCGGTCCTCTAGAGCTGAACTCAGACCTGTTTCACCTGGACCCATGTGGTCCAGTGCCCTAAAGCCTGGTAGAAAAGAAGCAGCTGCGTTCAGGTCTGACTGCAAATGATGGAGAGGTCCAGACCCATTTACACACCTGCAGTAGTTTGGTCTGGAGCTGATCCTGTCCAGAACTCCTGGTCCTGGTTGGTTCTGGATGAGCAGTTCTCTGgactttgtttatttttcagcttttctctctcttttttgtttttgagtTTATAAAAACATccaactaaacaaacctgattttaGGATCATTTTAAAACTGACGTCAGCACCTGGCTGTGTGGTTCAGGCGCCCTGTGTGACTCTCTTCCTCTCCGTTAAACTCAAACTCAACTCAAACTTGGTTTATAGAGCACTTaatcatgcaactcaaagtgcttaacaagttaaaaaggccccacacacccacattccctcccatccccagaattttataaACAgtttgacaataaaaaccccttctcAACACTCCTCCTcctgcacacatgcacatgcatgacCCCCCCTCCCCATGGAAAAAACACAATGGGCTGAGATTAGataagccagaccagctaagataaggataaggaaacgccatcaggggagccatctgccccgacagcagcagatccacggcaccgacacagggcgcccagggcagggagggcggagacccccccACCTCCGCCCAGGCACAccgggaaagcacccaggccaccacagccgaccaccgccgccggggcagagggctcccacagaggaaacactggaaaaaggttaaattaaggttaaaatataaaatcataagagctaaaatgagaattgtaatataaaagttatatagatttttaaataatgttgatcataaatctatggtaaaaactgtttaaaaagcacgtataaagaaagaatacatcaaataaatagataaataaactaATTAATTCATTCATTAATTAAAAAAGTGAGCGTATTCAGTtagaagctaagctaaaaagatgagtcttgattctgtttctaaaaacatgaacgttctctgcggccctgaggtcccctggcagctcgttccagaggcgaggaccgtagtactggaaggacgcctcgccgtgaatatgagtcctgactttagggatgacaaggagacggctgccagaggagcgcagagaccgcgtgggttcatacggcaaaagcagttctgaacgacaggaaggcccaagaccgttaagacacttaaaaaccgttaaaagtatttaaaaatcgaccctgaaacatacggggagccaatgcagcgattctaaaactggagtgatgtgctcccgcctcctggtcttcgtcaggacacgtgctgctgagttttgtagaagttgtagacctgaaatcctctttttaggaagagcagaaagcagggcattgcagtagtctagtcTACTGGTGATACAAGCATGCAGCAGCGTCTCCGTATCGGCCCGAGAGAGaacggggcggactctggcgatgttctttagatgataaaaacctgttTTGGTGATGTTTTTACCCACGTGATGATTTACGAGACCCCTGATCTCAGGTCTGTGCTCGTGTCTCTGCAGCTGTCTCAGTGGTGGGTTCAGGTGGCTTATCTAGACTTCCGGATGCCGGTGGTGGTCCACTCCAGTCCGGGCTTGGTCTTGCCTCGCATGGACTTCACTGATAAgcagggtcaaatcaggtcagccGTCTAGCCTCTGAACACTAAATCTGGTCTGAGATCAGCTTTGGGATGTTGTGGGTAATAATCAGACCAGATGGGTGTTTAACCAACAGTcggacctggttctggttctgatagcTGTCCATTTGTCATCACTACAGATGTTTAAGATGATTTCCTGTCTCTGTTCCTTTTATAAAGCGTTTTTCCCACTTAAGGCCTTCATTATAAACAAATCCTTTAAAATTCCACAAAGAATTCCCTTTTTAAGCTGAAAAAGGACAAATGTTCCTACAGGATGGAATAACGGACCTTTTTCCTTTTCAGCTTTGCCGCTAAACTGATCGCCGGCGTTTTGGACTTCAAAACGATGATCGATAAGTGAGTAACTCCAGTTTCACCTCAGAAGTTAAAATGAACGAGTGAATTAAAGGAGCGCGGTGCCATGTGAATTCCTGATGCAGATCATGGGTCTGGTTGAACATGCCGGAGGGTTTTCTTCACAAACACCAGACCTCCGTCTTGATTCCTGATGTGCTCTCCTCAGTGAAACTCTTCCGGTGGAGTACATGGGGGGGAAGCCTCTGTGCATGAACCAGTACTACGaggtcctgtcctcctgccgtgtcCCCGGGGTGAAGAGGGACTCGGTGGTGAATCACGCCAAGAGCTCGCCGCCTCCCAGACACATCACGGTGGTCCACAACTTCCAGGTGAGGAATGCTgctggtgacatcaccacatgttGGCTCAGAGAAGTCCAGGGTAGAGCCTgcacccgagggggtggagctccAGCCCGACCCGGGGTGTTCCTCCCAAAACTGGTGCGGGAATATGAAAGGGAATCTAGAAAACTAGCGGATTACAGGAACCACCTCCATTTCAACCTgagttgaatctgggactctccaccatttgaccttagaactgaagaagcctctcggatgagaggtgaaacgtcttcaagcaactcaaacaagtccagacgcttttctttcaaagctccttagactacaatgacctggatgactgagaaccttcacagacagcattcatgcagcttttttttctaacagagcgtatttttcgagcggcagatgaaatttacgaacactatattaattggatgcgtttgtaaatttaatctgctctgaaaacgcgctcttgtgcaattagaaaaaaaagcagcgttctagttttctaactgcagattaaataaacgcccccaattattatagcgtttgtaaatttaatctgccgctctgaaaatgcgctctccagttagaaaaacccagcaatgaatgctgtaagtTTTTAACTGCAgaacgaatttattcacagaaaaacagaatgctgccgttttcatgagaataaacgaatgtttctgacatatcaaagtggacataaaatggcgtaTGAGaacaggggcacatgtttcaatcagctgtttgagaatttgtttatatcgGCGCATTTATgaaccacacacaccttaactgagctaacggtgcgtgagaagcaggcaggtgctgctgcgttcaagtgtttcagtttttttatgaattcaattaaaaataaaggcccgtgtccgaggtaattaggtcgttggcccgaagcccgggccgacccgcgggcctagggctccagtgcagggctctagtccagGGGTAGCAGGTCCAGATTgagatggcgctcgcgcgggtgcacgctgcgagctgctcgtcctctttatgcagtggtaccttgctttttactggcttttattggcttttattggcttttatgcatttttgttgtcacgtcacctattttgtaatttgtattgcttttatttttgatttattcactatatttaccttcaactgaaccatgttcagcgctttgggcttcctgacagggttgcggaaggcgctttataaagaaagctttgattgattgaatgattgatAGATAGCGTCCCTGTGAGGACTCGGCCTGACGGGGAAATCATAAAAACTGACCGAGGCCAGCGGCGTTTTCTCTCCACCTTTATTGGGTTCCTACAGGTTCTTGGGTTCCTTGGAGGTGGATCTGAAGCTGGTAGCTGCCTAGGGCTGAGTGCGGTTGGAAAAAATTCACGCTGCAATAAGAAAGCAGAAGAATTTTCATCCGAAGACTTGAACAGACCTTTAAGTCCTGCTGCACCCCCGTGTGGTTGACAATAAACCCGTTGGCGTTTTCTGTTCCGCCGCGGTAAATCACGTTCTTCTGAtgtaaaaatcaacacttttctcAAACCGATCAGAGATCAAACGTCCAACTCACTGTTAGACTCCCAGCAGGACACGTGTTCGTTGTCATGGCGATGGTCAGACGTTAACATCGAGAAGCTCCCTTTAAGAGCAGGAGAATCCACTTCCATGGGACAAAGGAGAGGACTCGTCTAGAGTTCATTCAGACTGTAGGAACCCTGCCTCTAACCCAGTGCTTTGACCTTTAACCCCTGGCTCTCCCACCAGTTCTTTGAGCTGATGGTGTACAACAGCGACGGGACTCCTctgacgacagatcagctcagcgttcaGCTCCAGAGGATCTGCAGCGCCTCGCCAGAGGCCGACACGGATCGCGTTGGACTGCTCACCACTCTGCATCGAGACACCTGGGGCAGAGCGTACCTCAAGCTGATCTCAGGTGAGCAGTTCTGAACAAAACTAGAGAACGTTTCTAATCCTGAAGACTTTCTCTCCGAACGGGAACGAGACCTCATCTGTTTTCTGCTTCCAGACAAAACCAACAAAGAGTCGGTCACCTCCATCCAGAGGAGCATCTTCGCCTTGTGCCTCGACGGAGCGATGCCTCGTGTGTCTGATGACGAGTACCGCAGCTGCGCCGCGGTCCAGATGttacacggaggaggcagcgactGGAACAGCGGGAACCGCTGGTTTGACAAGACGCTGCAGGTGACCTGCTCAGGTGTAGTAGGATCTAGAACCATCTTTAGGAGGCTCCGGTACCAGATCTGCTGGGAGTTGTAGTTCTTTTCTGTAGGCAACATGGACGATTATCATCATTACTGTTGTTACGATAGATCATCCCAGACTGCACCACCCTTGTGAAATGGGTCTctatttaaaacaactttattgaacaaagagCAACAACATGAGGACACATGAAGTGTACTTACACAAACAGCCATGGGTTTCCACCAGCTCCTGCCTACGCGCACGCCTCCAGTCCGGGTCACTTCAGGGACCAACCGAGTACCTGCCTTGGGGTGTGTACTCTGATATGGCCCAGTAGAATCACTGGGCGGGGCTTGTGGTTAACTCAATGCTGATTGGTTCTAATTCAGTTGGACAACAATTGGAAgagctgctggtgaagcagaacggAAGAAGAAAACGCAGATTTGAAGTGGCTGTTTCTAAATTCCCAACGCTGAACAACCcggcagaacccccccccccaacacacacacacacacaatgccatGATGTGTTATGTcggggatcggcaacccgcggctcttccatccatctgatgcggctctctgtgcttgtaaaataatgaatggatatttaaataaaatgctttatattttactgcattaattttacatctgtatgccaattctaaatgtaaagattgtctgcgtaaacctgaacaggtccaactcggtcttactgtgagaccgggttgacgcgtcacgcttgtgcgtaatcatatcggcgcttcctgagctgacgaggatgtgagattctgggattctcctcagacggctcctggatgcgtcgccacattggagacaggaacaagcgctattcagccaaagtttcataatcagggaacattttctaagtgacaagtctcgcttcagtgggaggaatcttcccgcatgcgctctggttctgcgacgcactccaagcccctctccacatcttcagctcgctgtggaccttatgtagtacacgctgacagcgagctgcgctgagcagtgtccagctcagttgttcagatgggaatcttttcttgggtgatttagctacatctgcgatgtgcgaaacaaataaaatgtcagttcgtctgcatgcgtcgggataattctttctattctttctccgtcaaaataaacggtcaaatacgggaactatccagtcaacacaagccctgcttttaactgttctgttttcttgtgaaaattgttgcaaagagatataattaaacttgattaacaccagagccaggtgcactgcgccgttatctccgtcgctgtaaatgagggaaaaacaaaatgatggggtccttttctgaccttccccacctacaaagtttaattacaacaatcaaacgtgacagagcctggatttgtattctgaacagtctaaacatgttttaaaaagaaacgtatgacaaaagtggcacctgctcagtaaaaccaccaacagggtgaaaaatatctaaatattgtagcagagacgggctacaatttCTGGattcattttatataaatcgttttatttattatcttcttatgaaagatagctttgatgtacacgagccaccggtactggctgctgtcacctgttgtgattggttaaagcagctctctgctgtctgagggtaggccccgcccacaacaccgcggctgctgtggctcccggtgttttctttactgtgggaaacgggtaataatggctctttgatgggaacaggttgccgacccctgtgttaTGTGGTCCCCTGCAAAGTGTCGTGAAAAACGAcagttcttctggtcattgaacgtcgCTTTTACCGACCTCAGCCGCTCGCCCCGTCCCTGAAGCGAACGTCACGGCGTACTTTTACAGAATAAAACTGTTGTTGATCTTCTTGGATCCGTAACGTCACTGAGAGGGAGGGGACGGCATATTTTCCCTGTCAGCGCCCAGAAAGTTCCCAGCACTTCTGCAGTGGAAACGCAGTCATTTATGAGTGGTATTTCGAGAGCTGTTTTGTTGAGTCTGGTAGTCGCTTTAGTAATGAGCTGGTTAGTGTGCGAGTGGCGTTCCCGTAGAGCGACGTCATCGACCGGCGCCGGGCTCCCGAGCAGATCTGATACTGATGCCAGGACCTTCCAACAGACAGGGCGGGAGCAGAGGGTCAAGCTGGAGGACAGTTTCAAAGTTTCTGTCTCAACTTTTTTTCAGTTCATCGTTGGTGAAGATGGAACGTGTGGGGCGAACTACGAGCACGCTCCAGCTGAAGGCCCGCCCATCGTGGCTCTGATCGACCATGTGGTGGAGTACACGTAAGGGTTAGGTCCATCAGAGGCTCTAGAAACATCTGGATGAACTTTGATAAAATTCAGACAGCGTCTACAGATTAAGAGTCAGTctcattcaagatggccgcctcaGCTCATCAGCATTAGCaaactaattccatgttgtcgttcttttttaaaacacaaacggttccgttacctgttttttcgctacgtttcgtctgcggctgcagacttcctcagagctgacgctgatggtggcgtcacttccttctccgtttatctgcgggcagcagaggacgttgtcgccctctgctgcccgctctcctctctccgacgatgcagtcccatgcgtggtccagcgtgtaaactccatcgtccctgttcatggtcccacatccacgtctccttatctcgatagcttcttttatccatcttctgtatttctgttgttcggtgtttatgacccttgtgttgtcccagtccatgacatgggtttctcttgtgcagtgatctgttacggctgacttctttattgtacttcctgcttcttcttttgctgctcttgtgtgtcttcgactagtttctttctcacactcctttctgtgttctattgttcgtgtgttgagtcggcgtccggtttctcctacgtatgttttattgcagagtttgcatgggattttgtaaacgactccacatttaagtccagctggtatcttgtcttttgggtgcactagtctgtttctaactgttgtgtatggtgttgttggtgtgtttatgttgtgtttttttcattgttgctcttattttttctgttatgcctctgatgtatggtagggtcatcactggttttggttcttgtctttctgggtttctgcttctttgctttggttgttcttttctttctgttgttgtttgttgttttcctttgtttatcgcccatgtcgggtatctgcaggtctttaaagcgtgttgtatgtgtttgtcctcttgtttacggtctctttcttctgttaccatgtttgctcggtgatataatgttctgattacttccTGTAtgtaggaaaccaacacacacggaccaatatctattatggacatcagaacaccccaccatacacaacatgtcagtaatccTGGGGCTGGGACCCCGTTCTCCCCCAGAGAGCAGCCGCCTCACACGCTCATCACTGTTGcagcacaggtgggagggagactgAGGGAGtgaagagtacattgactccttcCGTTGATGACCTTGCCAGGCTAAGATCGCCAATCTGAAGGGGGGGTTGGGACTTCACAGcacctgtctgcattccttcacgGAGGTTTTCTCTCCTCGCAGCTCAGGgcgccagattcagataagaagaaTTCTTTGGGTCAGGCGGAGATAATTTTCTCTAAACGGATCGTTCCAGTCTCTCAGTAAATCCAGTTTTTGGGTTCAAACTTGCCCGTACCGTGCAGCGTCTTTCTCCGGGATCACATCCGTTTCACGCACAAACACCGGGATCGCAGCTAGAACTGCGCTTCGCCTCGAGTGACGTCCTAGTCTGACTCGTCTCCACACAGCTGAGGCGTTCCATGGGTACGGGTTGCACTCCAGTCGCCCCCGACTtcccaattttccaaaataccagAAATCGTCCCGGTCcaaacagaagaaatccagttatcAGGATCAGGGACAGCAGATCCAGTAGTTTTCCATCTTGATGCTAACGTGATGAAGGTTTCCCACCCCCATATTTCTTCTCCTGAATCAGGAGGAAGCCTGAGATGGTTCAGTCTCCCGCCTCGTCTCTGCCGCCGCCTCTTAAACTCCAGTTCAGCGTCACACCTGAGATACGGAAGAACATTGAAGAGGCCGAACGCAGCATGAACAGGTGAGAGCAGCCTTCCTTAACCACAAAGACAGTCTCTCCATCCTAATGTTGTCTCTTCTCAGGCTGGCCCAGGACCTGGACATGAAGGTTACAGTGTTCAAACACTTTGGGAAGAACATTCCAAAAGCCAACAAGATGAGTCCGGATGCGTTTATACAGGTAGCTCTGCAGCTGGCCTACTACAGGTGAGATTATAAAAGGTTTCatttcatggaaaatccacttttggagctttttaccctGTGATATCGTCATTTCCTCATGAGAAATACCCCCAAACCcgattttggctgcattcatgcatttttctgTCACAGCTAcatttagggttgggcatcgagcatcgattggaaccgggaccaactgttagtttttcccggaatcgttcaaagtttttatttcgattcctagaatgccgacggaagaggaatccgcggccgatctccgtgaaaaataaacctgacctgcaaattgtgatcaacgctttccagagctgatcacaccagctgtctgtgtgcagcaccgagtcccccctccccccacctggatataaacaaacgcgtctgccgaacttttactccgtgacgTAAACTTTAAGAGTAAATCgcctaaaatgctgcttggaaacgaccaaattcaaagatcttgaGAGGCAAGTGCAgctaaaacagaagaaaaaagttACTGCTGAGACGGGGAGGCAAACCGGTGCAAAACGGTATGCTAACCTGGCACTAACCTCTAGACTAATAAATCTGATACAGATCAATAGTTGCCTAACACACATATGCTTTTCTGGCCATTACGTGCATCTTTGCAGACAGGACTTGTGGTTTTTACGGCGTACagtgtacattttaggacatcctcaggtgtCAGGCATCAAACCATAGAGACAAGAGAAAAACCATCAGACTTCTGACTAATTAGTGTCAGTCTAAAAGGTCTCAGGAAAAAACCAGCAGACAAAAAGGAATCAGGAAAAACAGCTTCAGGAAAAAAGCTGTCAAACCAAAACATTTTCCTGAAGTCTTTTGGTTGACAACTTTTTCCTCGAAGCTGTTTTCTTGATTCCTTTTTTttcctgatgttttttttttcttgagaccTTTTTGACTGACACTGTTTAGTCAGAAGTCTGATAGGTTTCTGAATAAAACTTAAGGCTTCTTCTCTGTGGgttattagcacacgatcgttcatatcCGATCCTCTGGTAGGTCTACTGTCTTTTAATCGCGCCCGACggcccttccttggtcaaagaaaacggttaaatggaacagacttgcatcacgtgaccgcggcttccacggcagtcacgtaacgtcacgtgacacgggagacaacgttatattttatacgtattagtttcaatataaatatataacgagccttttactttataaattgtgtatatgtttattaaattaaaaatataagtgagttactacccgctagccaccgaagctgcaactactaagcaactaaccaaccatagataacttctttggatctaaaataacattttaaattagctgacttacttttaaacttgaaaattgtccccgaagtagctgccggcttctgatccgccgtccgtttgaaaataccgcggtgtattctgggtaattt
It contains:
- the crata gene encoding carnitine O-acetyltransferase isoform X1 — protein: MMGICSRTAAGMAKTCGLVRLRHLVKPVSATRVSGRYLTHQRGLPCLPVPPLQQTCERYILALEPIVEADELTHTKELVQEFQKTGGIGEHLQKGLEKRAQSSENWLSQWWVQVAYLDFRMPVVVHSSPGLVLPRMDFTDKQGQISFAAKLIAGVLDFKTMIDNETLPVEYMGGKPLCMNQYYEVLSSCRVPGVKRDSVVNHAKSSPPPRHITVVHNFQFFELMVYNSDGTPLTTDQLSVQLQRICSASPEADTDRVGLLTTLHRDTWGRAYLKLISDKTNKESVTSIQRSIFALCLDGAMPRVSDDEYRSCAAVQMLHGGGSDWNSGNRWFDKTLQFIVGEDGTCGANYEHAPAEGPPIVALIDHVVEYTRKPEMVQSPASSLPPPLKLQFSVTPEIRKNIEEAERSMNRLAQDLDMKVTVFKHFGKNIPKANKMSPDAFIQVALQLAYYRMYRTCCATYESASLRMFRLGRTDTIRSASNSSASFVKAFDNPSKQNPEKVDLMERAVRAHRSYTAMAVSGQAIDRHLLGLKMQALEENLSVPAIFRDPAYAKALHYRLSTSQVPSKTDCVMCFGPVVPDGYGVCYNPMEDHINFAVSSFNTCEETRAADLARAVEEALLDMRRVLDQSPRSKL
- the crata gene encoding carnitine O-acetyltransferase isoform X2, whose product is MAKTCGLVRLRHLVKPVSATRVSGRYLTHQRGLPCLPVPPLQQTCERYILALEPIVEADELTHTKELVQEFQKTGGIGEHLQKGLEKRAQSSENWLSQWWVQVAYLDFRMPVVVHSSPGLVLPRMDFTDKQGQISFAAKLIAGVLDFKTMIDNETLPVEYMGGKPLCMNQYYEVLSSCRVPGVKRDSVVNHAKSSPPPRHITVVHNFQFFELMVYNSDGTPLTTDQLSVQLQRICSASPEADTDRVGLLTTLHRDTWGRAYLKLISDKTNKESVTSIQRSIFALCLDGAMPRVSDDEYRSCAAVQMLHGGGSDWNSGNRWFDKTLQFIVGEDGTCGANYEHAPAEGPPIVALIDHVVEYTRKPEMVQSPASSLPPPLKLQFSVTPEIRKNIEEAERSMNRLAQDLDMKVTVFKHFGKNIPKANKMSPDAFIQVALQLAYYRMYRTCCATYESASLRMFRLGRTDTIRSASNSSASFVKAFDNPSKQNPEKVDLMERAVRAHRSYTAMAVSGQAIDRHLLGLKMQALEENLSVPAIFRDPAYAKALHYRLSTSQVPSKTDCVMCFGPVVPDGYGVCYNPMEDHINFAVSSFNTCEETRAADLARAVEEALLDMRRVLDQSPRSKL